From Drosophila yakuba strain Tai18E2 chromosome 2L, Prin_Dyak_Tai18E2_2.1, whole genome shotgun sequence, one genomic window encodes:
- the LOC6527887 gene encoding uncharacterized protein LOC6527887 isoform X1, producing MLTRQPDYTISELGHPIHQWSDSTTCESLKKLDYRKMPSSPPSPHRLLPLRETLDDCFKRLTMRSREDFEEDPVYQQKLRKNQWNEQQRKRSNQKCRDKDESRATTTTTTIAATCDLNNF from the exons ATGCTCACCAGACAGCCCGACTACACCATCTCCGAACTGGGCCATCCCATCCACCAGTGGTCGGATTCGACCACGTGCGAGTCCCTCAAGAAGCTGGACTACAGAAAGATGCCCAGTTCCCCGCCATCACCTCATCGTCTGCTCCCGCTGAGGGAAACCCTGGACGATTGTTTCAAGCGGTTGACGATGAGGAGCCGAGAAGATTTCGAAGAGGATCCCGTGTACCAGCAGAAACTGCGGAAGAATCAGTGGAATGAACAGCAGCGAAAGCG CAGCAATCAAAAATGTCGAGATAAAGACGAGTCCAGAGccacaacgacgacgacgacgataGCGGCGACCTGCGATTTAAACAATTTCTGA
- the LOC6527887 gene encoding uncharacterized protein LOC6527887 isoform X2, with product MLTRQPDYTISELGHPIHQWSDSTTCESLKKLDYRKMPSSPPSPHRLLPLRETLDDCFKRLTMRSREDFEEDPVYQQKLRKNQWNEQQRKRNQKCRDKDESRATTTTTTIAATCDLNNF from the exons ATGCTCACCAGACAGCCCGACTACACCATCTCCGAACTGGGCCATCCCATCCACCAGTGGTCGGATTCGACCACGTGCGAGTCCCTCAAGAAGCTGGACTACAGAAAGATGCCCAGTTCCCCGCCATCACCTCATCGTCTGCTCCCGCTGAGGGAAACCCTGGACGATTGTTTCAAGCGGTTGACGATGAGGAGCCGAGAAGATTTCGAAGAGGATCCCGTGTACCAGCAGAAACTGCGGAAGAATCAGTGGAATGAACAGCAGCGAAAGCG CAATCAAAAATGTCGAGATAAAGACGAGTCCAGAGccacaacgacgacgacgacgataGCGGCGACCTGCGATTTAAACAATTTCTGA